The window GCGACAGCCTCGAGCAGATCGCCCCGAGCGTGCCGGGCAGCCACGTCCTCGACGGCAACTTCCAGCGCACGACCATCTCGATCGCGGTGCCGCCGGGGCGCCCGGCCGCGCTGGCGGCCGCGACCGCCTTTCTCGACCGCGCCAAGCGCGACGGCACGGTGCGCCGTGCCTTCGACGCCTTCGGCCTGACCCGCGAGGCCGTGGGGCCGTGAACGTTCAGCGCGCGGCGGCGAGGCTCGGCGCCGGGGCCGCGCCCCGCGCGAGCTTGTCGGCCAGGGCGGCGTCGAGCGCCTCCATCTCGGCCGGGGTCAGCCGCAGCCCGAGCTTGGTGCGGCGCCACGCGACGTCGGCCGCCGTGCGGGCCCATTCCCGCGCGACGAGGTGGTCGAGCTCGGCCTCGGTCAGGGTCGCCCCGAAGTCGCGGCCGAGGTCGGCCATCGACGCCGCGTCGCCCAGGATGGCGCGGGCCGCCGTGCCGTAATGGCGCGCGAGCCGGCGCGCGTGGGCGGGCGCGAGGAAGGGCCAGCGCGCGCGAAGCTCCGCCACCAGCGCCTCGAAGCCGTCGACCGGGAAGTCGCCGCCGGGCAGCGGCTCGCGCCCGGTCCAGCCGGGGCCGAGCCCGCCGGGACGGTGGGGCTCGGGCAGGAGCGGCACCATCAGCTCCATCGCGTGCTCGGCGAGGCGGCGGTAGGTGGTGAGCTTGCCGCCGAAGATGCTGAGCAGCGGCGCGCGGCCCGCGGGCGCGTCGACGTCGAGCACGTAGTCGCGCGTCGCCGCCTGGGCTTGGCCGTCGCCCTTGTCGTAGAGCGGGCGCACGCCCGAGTAGCTCCACACCACGTCCGCCGCCGTGACCGGCCGCTCGAAATATTCGCTGGCCGAGCGGCAGATGTAGTCGACCTCCTCCGGCGTCGCCCGCACGTCGCCGGGGTCGCCCGCGTAGTCGCGGTCCGTGGTGCCGATCAGGGTGAAGTCGGTCTCGTAGGGGATGGCGAAGAAGATGCGGCCGTCGGGGTTCTGGAAGATGTAGCAGCGGTCGTGCGCGTAGAGCTTGCGCACGACGATGTGCGAGCCCTGGACGAGCCGCACCTTGGCGGCGGCGTTCTCGCCCAGCGTGTTGTTGAGCACCTGCCCGGCCCAGGGGCCGGCGGCGTTGACCACCATGGCGGCCCTCACGTCGCGGGTCTGGCGCGTCGCGCGGTCCTGCAGCGTCAGCGTCCAGCCGTCCGCGCCGCGCAAGGCCCCCACGGCCTTGGTGCGGGTCAACACGGTGGCGCCGCGGTCGGCGGCGTCGCGCGCGTTGAGCGCCACCATGCGCGAATCCTCGACCCAGCAGTCCGAATATTCGAAGCCCTTGGTGTAGCGGCCGCGCTTCAGCGGCTGCCCGGCCGGGTCGGTGCGCAGGTCGAGCGTGCGGGTCGCGGGCAGGCGCTTCCGGCCGCCGAGGTTGTCGTAGATGAGCAGGCCGAGCCGCAGCATCCAGGCGGGGCGCAGGCCCTTCGTGTAGGGCAGCACGAAGCGCAGCGGCCAGATGATGTGCGGCGCGATGCCCCACAGCACCTCGCGCTCCATCAGCGCCTCGCGCACGAGGCGGAACTCGCGGTGTTCGAGGTAGCGCAGGCCCCCGTGGATCAGCTTGGTGGCGGCCGAGGAGGTGCCCGAGGCGAGGTCGTCCTGCTCGCAGAGGAGGACGCGGTAGCCTCGCCCGGCCGCGTCGCGCGCGATGCCGCAACCGTTCACGCCGCCGCCGATCACGGCGAGATCATAGCTGGCGTCCATGCCCGTCCTCCCGAGCGGTGGCGTATGGGCCGGAGATAAACGAAAGATTACGCAAATCAAGCGAACATAGCGAGCGCGAAAACGAATATCGACGGGCGACGCATCGCGAGCAGGCGAGGTGGGCCGGAGCCTGGACGGGCCGGCGGGTGCGCCTTAGTTCTCTCCGCCAAGCGGCACGAGCGGTGCCGCACTCCGGGGAGCAGGACGCCATGGCAGCGCTGACCGTCATCGCCAAGCTGAAAGCCAAGAGCGGGCGCGAGGAGGACCTCGCCGCCCTGTGCCGCGGCCTCGTCGCGCCGACCCGCGCCGAGAAGGGCTGCGTCACCTACGACCTGCACCGGTCGCACGACGACCCCGGCCTGTTCATGTTCACCGAATCCTGGGAAAGCCGCCCCCTCTGGGAGGACCACATGAAGTCGCCCCACCTCGCGGCCTTCGGCGAGCAGCAGGACGCCGTCGTCGAGACCTGGGACCTCTTCACCGGCGAGAAGGTCTGAAAGCCGCGATCCCTGGAGGAGCCCCCGTGAAGATCAAGTTCTACGCGCACGCGAGCTTCCGCCTGGAGGCGGACGGCGTGACGGTGATCACCGACCCCTATACGCCCGGCCCCGGCAACAGCGGCTTCGACCCGATCGAGGAGCCGGCCGACGTCGTGCTGATGAGCTCGGCGACCGACGATTTCCACTCCGACCCCTCGCACGTGCGAGGGGATCCGATCGTCGTCAACACGCTGGAGCTGCCGCCCGAGGGCACGGTGGTGAAGGGCATCCCGGTCCGCTCGTTCCGGGCCTACGAGAGCAGGACCTTCGACTACCAGGCGGAGTTCGGCCGCGACCCCGACGCCAACGCGCTCTACCACTTCGAGCTCGGCGGCCTGCGCTTCCTGCACATGGGCGACATCGGCAACCCCGTGGCGCCGGAGGCGCTCGCGGCGCTGAAGGGCGACGTCGACGTGCTGCTGGCGCTGACGGGCGAGCACGCCACCATCGCGCTCGACGACCTCGACGAGGCAATCCGGGCGATCGGGCCGCGGGTGGTGATCCCCATGCACTATTACAGCCCGAAGGGCGTGCTGAAGATCGAGCCCGTCGACCGCTTCCTCGACCGCCTCGACCCGGACAGGGTCACCCGCGTCGGCGGCTCGGAGATGGAGCTGTCGCCCGACACGCTGCCGAAGGACGCCCCGCACGTCTACGTGTTCGAGCAGTCGCGCTGAGGTCGTGACGGGGACGACGGCGCCGTCGCGCCGAACAGGTCGCCCTGCCCGCCGCCCTCCAGCTCCAGCAGGAACCGCTTGGCCGCGAGCCCGCCCGCGAAGCCGGTGAGCTGACCCGTGGCGCCCACCACGCGGTGGCAGGGCGCCACGATCGAGACGGGGTTGCGGCCGTTGGCGGCGCCGACCGCGCGCATGAGGTTCGGGTCGCCGAGCGCGCGGGCGATGTCCCCGTAGCTGCGCGTCTCGCCGTAGGGGATCGCCAGCAGCGCGGCCCAGACCCGGCGCTGGAAAGCCGTGCCGTGAAAGTCGAGCGGCAGGTCGAAGCTGCGCCGCGCGCGCCCGAAATATTCGCCGAGCTGGCGCGCGGCCTCGCGCAGCACGGGGTGGCCGGGCGCCGCGACGGCGGGGCCGAGCGGCACGCGGCCGGGACCGTCCGTCTCCCACAGCACGGCGGCGAGCCCGCGGTCGGTCGCGGCGAGCGTCAGCCGGCCCACCGGCGAGGCCATCGCGAGGGTGGAGACGGCCGGGCGGTCGGGCGCGCGGGTCGGCGGCATGGCGGGGCTCCGGTTGGCGGACAGCATAGCGGCTCCGCGCCGCCGCGAAAGCGAGCCCGCGGTCAGCGTCGGA is drawn from Lichenibacterium dinghuense and contains these coding sequences:
- a CDS encoding methylated-DNA--[protein]-cysteine S-methyltransferase; this translates as MPPTRAPDRPAVSTLAMASPVGRLTLAATDRGLAAVLWETDGPGRVPLGPAVAAPGHPVLREAARQLGEYFGRARRSFDLPLDFHGTAFQRRVWAALLAIPYGETRSYGDIARALGDPNLMRAVGAANGRNPVSIVAPCHRVVGATGQLTGFAGGLAAKRFLLELEGGGQGDLFGATAPSSPSRPQRDCSNT
- a CDS encoding putative quinol monooxygenase, producing the protein MAALTVIAKLKAKSGREEDLAALCRGLVAPTRAEKGCVTYDLHRSHDDPGLFMFTESWESRPLWEDHMKSPHLAAFGEQQDAVVETWDLFTGEKV
- a CDS encoding MBL fold metallo-hydrolase, whose product is MKIKFYAHASFRLEADGVTVITDPYTPGPGNSGFDPIEEPADVVLMSSATDDFHSDPSHVRGDPIVVNTLELPPEGTVVKGIPVRSFRAYESRTFDYQAEFGRDPDANALYHFELGGLRFLHMGDIGNPVAPEALAALKGDVDVLLALTGEHATIALDDLDEAIRAIGPRVVIPMHYYSPKGVLKIEPVDRFLDRLDPDRVTRVGGSEMELSPDTLPKDAPHVYVFEQSR
- the glpD gene encoding glycerol-3-phosphate dehydrogenase → MDASYDLAVIGGGVNGCGIARDAAGRGYRVLLCEQDDLASGTSSAATKLIHGGLRYLEHREFRLVREALMEREVLWGIAPHIIWPLRFVLPYTKGLRPAWMLRLGLLIYDNLGGRKRLPATRTLDLRTDPAGQPLKRGRYTKGFEYSDCWVEDSRMVALNARDAADRGATVLTRTKAVGALRGADGWTLTLQDRATRQTRDVRAAMVVNAAGPWAGQVLNNTLGENAAAKVRLVQGSHIVVRKLYAHDRCYIFQNPDGRIFFAIPYETDFTLIGTTDRDYAGDPGDVRATPEEVDYICRSASEYFERPVTAADVVWSYSGVRPLYDKGDGQAQAATRDYVLDVDAPAGRAPLLSIFGGKLTTYRRLAEHAMELMVPLLPEPHRPGGLGPGWTGREPLPGGDFPVDGFEALVAELRARWPFLAPAHARRLARHYGTAARAILGDAASMADLGRDFGATLTEAELDHLVAREWARTAADVAWRRTKLGLRLTPAEMEALDAALADKLARGAAPAPSLAAAR